In Vidua macroura isolate BioBank_ID:100142 chromosome 7, ASM2450914v1, whole genome shotgun sequence, a single genomic region encodes these proteins:
- the LOC128810103 gene encoding helix-loop-helix protein 13-like, whose protein sequence is MEELCYSFEEGDPTAECLLWEPADPDAQLENFLLECLAEPSWPGPEDAELDKRPVPPEPAGQPRQRRAANLRERRRMLSINAAFEELRGRVPTFPYERRLSKIDTLRLAIAYIALLGDILLSGCHPKAYVEQCLRSGGRSPQRAAWNTSDLTARLSWVKWD, encoded by the exons ATGGAGGAGCTTTGCTACAGCTTCGAGGAGGGAGACCCCACTGCGGAATGTCTCCTCTGGGAGCCGGCAGATCCTGACGCACAGCTGGAGAACTTTCTCCTGGAGTGCCTGGCAGAGCCCTCCTGGCCGGGGCCGGAGGATGCTGAGCTGGACAAGCGCCCAGTCCCACCGGAGCCCGccgggcagccccggcagcgccgcgccGCCAACCTCCGCGAGCGGAGGCGGATGCTCAGCATCAACGCGGCCTTCGAGGAGCTGCGCGGCCGCGTGCCCACCTTCCCCTACGAGAGGCGCCTCTCCAAGATCGACACGCTGCGCTTGGCCATCGCCTACATCGCCCTGCTCGGGGACATCCTCCTGTCCGGCTGCCACCCCAAGGCCTACGTGGAGCAGTGCCTGAGGAGCGGCGGCCGCAGCCCGCAGCGGGCAGCCTGGAACACGAGCG ATCTGACAGCCCGCCTGTCCTGGGTAAAGTGGGATTAA
- the TWIST2 gene encoding twist-related protein 2, whose product MEESSSSPVSPVDSLGTSEEELERQPKRFGRKRRYSKKSSEDGSPNPGKRGKKSSPSSQSYEELQSQRILANVRERQRTQSLNEAFAALRKIIPTLPSDKLSKIQTLKLAARYIDFLYQVLQSDEMDSKMTSCSYVAHERLSYAFSVWRMEGAWSMSASH is encoded by the coding sequence ATGGAAGAAAGCTCCAGTTCTCCTGTTTCCCCTGTGGATAGCTTGGGGACCAGTgaagaggagctggaaaggCAGCCAAAGAGATTTGGCAGGAAGAGAAGATACAGTAAGAAGTCCAGCGAAGATGGCAGCCCCAACCcagggaagagggggaaaaagtcCAGTCCCAGCTCCCAATCTTATGAAGAACTGCAGAGCCAGAGGATCCTGGCCAACGtcagagagaggcagaggaCTCAGTCGCTCAACGAAGCTTTTGCTGCCCTGAGGAAAATCATCCCCACGCTGCCCTCTGACAAACTGAGTAAAATCCAGACGCTCAAGCTGGCGGCGCGGTACATAGACTTCCTCTACCAGGTGCTACAGAGCGACGAGATGGACAGTAAGATGACGAGCTGCAGTTACGTGGCTCACGAGAGGCTCAGTTATGCCTTCTCCGTGTGGAGGATGGAGGGAGCGTGGTCCATGTCAGCCTCCCACTAG